One window of the Pyxicephalus adspersus chromosome 5, UCB_Pads_2.0, whole genome shotgun sequence genome contains the following:
- the BAG1 gene encoding BAG family molecular chaperone regulator 1 isoform X1 — protein sequence MGSNRGLTVTLTHGSEKHKLQVGTQDEHDDPTLQDLALIVEKVTGVPLTSQRLIYKGKSLKEMEQTLSVLGIQNGCKIMLIGKKQNCPEEESELKKLKDLEKSVEQIASKLEDVNKEFTGIQKGFLSKNLQAEALAKLDKRIKITVEQFMKVLEQIDSVVIPENFSDCRMKRKALVKKVQGFLAQCDTMEGNISQEIDKLHSKNLALAK from the exons ATGGGCTCCAACAGAGGACTGACTGTCACCCTCACACATG GAAGTGAGAAACATAAACTGCAGGTGGGGACCCAAGATGAACACGATGATCCAACTCTTCAAGATTTGGCTTTGATTGTGGAAAAAGTGACTGGTGTACCACTCACTTCACAGAGACTCATCTATAAAG gaaAATCCCTTAAGGAAATGGAACAGACTCTGTCAGTCCTAGGCATACAAAATGGTTGTAAAATAATGCTGATTGGGAAGAAG cagaaCTGCCCAGAAGAGGAGTCTGAATTAAAGAAACTAAAAGATTTGGAAAAATCAGTTGAACAAATAGCAAGTAAATTGGAAGATGTTAACAAAGAATTCACAGGAATTCAGAAG GGGTTTCTCAGCAAAAATCTTCAAGCAGAAGCACTTGCTAAACTTGATAAACGAATAAAGATAACAGTTGAACAATTTATGAAAGTACTGGAACAGATTGATTCTGTG GTAATACCAGAGAATTTCAGTGATTGCAGAATGAAGAGGAAGGCATTAGTGAAAAAAGTTCAG GGATTCCTTGCTCAATGTGACACAATGGAAGGCAACATCAGTCAAGAAATTGACAAGCTTCACTCCAAGAATTTGGCTCTGGCAAAGTAA
- the BAG1 gene encoding BAG family molecular chaperone regulator 1 isoform X2: MGSNRGLTVTLTHGSEKHKLQVGTQDEHDDPTLQDLALIVEKVTGVPLTSQRLIYKGKSLKEMEQTLSVLGIQNGCKIMLIGKKNCPEEESELKKLKDLEKSVEQIASKLEDVNKEFTGIQKGFLSKNLQAEALAKLDKRIKITVEQFMKVLEQIDSVVIPENFSDCRMKRKALVKKVQGFLAQCDTMEGNISQEIDKLHSKNLALAK; the protein is encoded by the exons ATGGGCTCCAACAGAGGACTGACTGTCACCCTCACACATG GAAGTGAGAAACATAAACTGCAGGTGGGGACCCAAGATGAACACGATGATCCAACTCTTCAAGATTTGGCTTTGATTGTGGAAAAAGTGACTGGTGTACCACTCACTTCACAGAGACTCATCTATAAAG gaaAATCCCTTAAGGAAATGGAACAGACTCTGTCAGTCCTAGGCATACAAAATGGTTGTAAAATAATGCTGATTGGGAAGAAG aaCTGCCCAGAAGAGGAGTCTGAATTAAAGAAACTAAAAGATTTGGAAAAATCAGTTGAACAAATAGCAAGTAAATTGGAAGATGTTAACAAAGAATTCACAGGAATTCAGAAG GGGTTTCTCAGCAAAAATCTTCAAGCAGAAGCACTTGCTAAACTTGATAAACGAATAAAGATAACAGTTGAACAATTTATGAAAGTACTGGAACAGATTGATTCTGTG GTAATACCAGAGAATTTCAGTGATTGCAGAATGAAGAGGAAGGCATTAGTGAAAAAAGTTCAG GGATTCCTTGCTCAATGTGACACAATGGAAGGCAACATCAGTCAAGAAATTGACAAGCTTCACTCCAAGAATTTGGCTCTGGCAAAGTAA
- the CHMP5 gene encoding charged multivesicular body protein 5, translating to MNRIFGKSKPKVPPPNLTDCIGNVDGRAESIDKKIARLDAELVKYKDQMKKMREGPSKNMVKQKALRVLKQKRMYEQQRDNLSQQSFNMEQANYTIQTLKDTKTTVEAMKIGAKEMKKAYKQVKIDQIEDLQDQLEDMMENANEIQEALSRSYGTPEIDEDDLEAELDALGDELLADEDSSYLDEAASAPAIPEGVPSDSKNKDGVLVDEFGLPQIPAT from the exons ATGAATAGGATCTTTGGGAAGTCAAAGCCAAAAGTTCCTCCGCCCAACCTGACGGACTGTATCGGAAAT GTTGATGGCAGAGCAGAGTCCATTGACAAAAAAATAGCACGACTTGATGCAGAACTGGTGAAGTACAAAGACCAGATGAAGAAGATGAGGGAAGGTCCATCCAAG aaTATGGTCAAGCAAAAAGCCTTGCGGGTTCTAAAACAGAAAAGGAT GTATGAACAGCAAAGAGATAACTTAAGCCAGCAATCCTTCAACATGGAACAAGCTAATTATACCATCCAGACGCTAAAGGATACCAAAACAACg GTGGAGGCAATGAAAATAGGAGCCAAGGAAATGAAAAAAGCATACAAACAAGTCAAAATTGATCAGATTGAG gactTACAGGATCAGCTGGAAGATATGATGGAGAATGCAAATGAAATCCAAGAAGCTCTGAGTCGTAGTTATGGAACACCAGAAATTGATGAGGATGACCTTGAAGCAG AGCTTGATGCACTGGGAGATGAACTGCTGGCTGATGAGGACTCATCATATTTGGATGAAGCAGCGTCCGCGCCAGCCATACCAGAGGGAGTTCCCAGTGATTCTAAAAACAAG GATGGTGTCCTGGTGGACGAATTTGGACTACCACAGATCCCAGCTACATAA